One genomic segment of Paenibacillus xylanexedens includes these proteins:
- a CDS encoding glycoside hydrolase family 30 protein, with amino-acid sequence MTTFKMYKSTGEEELFVSLSQEQLKPLDTDKETTTIHLDDQLTYQEMDGFGASFTDSSAYLINQILSEEQRDEVMTRLFHPEKGIGLSVIRNPMGASDYARTIYSYNDMPEQQTDPELTQFSIAHDEGDVIPLTQKALALNPELKLFASPWSAPGWMKTSGSMITGQLKAEWYPVYAEYFVKYIQAYTEHGLPIHAITPQNEALYEPGHYPGMLMPAEAQADFIKNHLKPAFVQNDIQTKILCYDHNWDQPDYPLTVLEQAGKEVDGVAWHWYGGDASAQTKVYEAFAGKEVHFTEGSGGEWIPPFEQAFSNVMRTGIQILRNYSKSFVLWNMALDENNGPTVPGFGRSTCRGIVQVNQQTKELTYTLDYYALAHFSAVIRPKAVRIESTSSDDGICSVAFKNADGSVALILFNDGEQTGNVQVKLRDDVLMQFQLESKSVLSVLITDV; translated from the coding sequence ATGACTACATTCAAAATGTACAAATCCACGGGTGAAGAAGAGTTATTCGTATCTCTATCCCAGGAGCAATTGAAACCACTGGATACTGATAAGGAGACAACGACGATCCATCTGGATGATCAGCTAACGTATCAGGAGATGGACGGATTTGGCGCTTCTTTTACCGATTCATCTGCCTATTTGATCAACCAAATCTTGAGTGAGGAGCAGCGTGATGAGGTCATGACCCGGCTTTTCCATCCGGAGAAAGGGATTGGGCTGTCGGTCATCCGTAATCCGATGGGCGCTTCGGACTATGCGAGAACGATATACAGTTACAACGATATGCCAGAACAGCAGACAGACCCGGAATTAACCCAATTCAGCATTGCACATGATGAAGGGGACGTTATTCCTTTAACGCAAAAGGCGTTGGCATTGAATCCTGAACTGAAGCTGTTTGCTTCACCATGGAGTGCACCGGGATGGATGAAAACGAGCGGCTCAATGATCACCGGACAGTTGAAGGCTGAATGGTATCCCGTTTATGCTGAATATTTTGTGAAATACATTCAAGCTTATACAGAGCATGGATTACCGATACATGCCATCACACCACAGAATGAGGCGCTCTATGAACCCGGGCACTATCCTGGTATGTTGATGCCAGCCGAGGCCCAAGCAGATTTTATCAAAAACCATCTTAAACCAGCCTTTGTGCAAAACGATATTCAAACCAAAATTCTCTGTTACGATCACAACTGGGACCAACCAGACTATCCTTTGACGGTACTGGAACAAGCGGGAAAGGAAGTTGACGGAGTGGCCTGGCACTGGTACGGGGGCGATGCTTCTGCTCAAACGAAGGTTTATGAAGCATTTGCTGGGAAAGAAGTGCATTTCACTGAAGGTTCGGGTGGAGAGTGGATTCCGCCATTTGAGCAAGCCTTCTCTAATGTGATGCGAACGGGAATTCAGATTCTTCGCAATTACAGCAAGTCTTTTGTACTTTGGAATATGGCATTAGATGAGAATAATGGGCCTACGGTTCCTGGATTTGGCCGCAGTACATGTCGTGGGATCGTACAGGTGAATCAGCAAACAAAAGAACTTACGTATACACTTGATTATTATGCTCTGGCACATTTCAGTGCTGTGATTCGTCCGAAGGCTGTTCGGATCGAATCAACATCCAGTGATGATGGAATTTGTTCTGTGGCTTTTAAAAATGCCGATGGTTCCGTAGCTTTAATCCTCTTCAATGATGGGGAGCAGACGGGCAACGTACAGGTTAAGCTGCGGGACGATGTATTGATGCAGTTCCAGCTGGAAAGCAAGAGTGTCTTGTCCGTATTGATCACAGATGTATAA